In a single window of the Nitrospira sp. genome:
- a CDS encoding thioredoxin family protein, translated as MAMTSTMLPLGTTAPPFMLQDVVTGQRYSLDSFVEKTGLLVMFICRHCPYVVHVEQELARLGQDYQDTNLGIIAISSNDPINYPDDAPPKLKDMAVRLGFTFPLCHDETQEVAKAYRAACTPEFYLFDRDRRLAYHGQLDDSRPGNNKPVTGRDLRTAIQAVLTGTPVDGNQKPSIGCSIKWKPSHAPPYA; from the coding sequence ATGGCCATGACTTCAACCATGCTCCCGCTTGGAACTACAGCACCGCCGTTCATGTTACAGGATGTCGTGACTGGGCAACGCTATTCGCTCGACTCGTTCGTTGAAAAGACGGGACTGCTCGTCATGTTTATCTGCCGGCACTGCCCCTACGTGGTGCATGTCGAACAGGAGCTTGCCAGGCTCGGACAGGACTATCAGGATACGAATTTAGGAATCATCGCCATCAGCAGCAATGATCCCATCAACTATCCCGACGATGCCCCGCCGAAACTGAAGGACATGGCCGTACGTCTGGGCTTCACGTTTCCACTCTGTCACGACGAGACACAGGAGGTCGCGAAAGCCTATCGCGCGGCCTGCACCCCGGAGTTCTACCTTTTTGATCGAGATCGCCGCCTGGCCTACCATGGGCAACTCGATGACAGCCGCCCCGGAAACAATAAGCCGGTCACCGGTCGTGATCTCCGTACAGCCATCCAAGCAGTGCTCACCGGTACGCCTGTCGATGGGAACCAGAAGCCCAGCATAGGCTGTAGTATCAAGTGGAAGCCGAGTCATGCTCCGCCTTATGCTTGA
- a CDS encoding Eco57I restriction-modification methylase domain-containing protein, whose translation MGQAPPIVSNLVERFDRNREAYKNHSYNETQVRREFLDPFFEALGWDVANKESYAEAYKDVIHEDAIKIGSNIKAPDYCFRIGGARKFFLEAKKPAVNLKDELSPAYQLRRYAWSAKLPLSILTDFEEFAVYDCRTRPNPSDKPGIGRVHYWTFQEYLAKWDEIAAIFSKEAVLKGSFDKYAITDRKRGTATVDAEFLKEIETWRESLAKNLALRNPKLTVHELNFAVQRTIDRLIFLRIAEDRGIEPYAQLQALLSGQNIYARLRHLYAQADDRYNSGLFHFQAEKDRAEAPDELTPSLKIDDKTLKDIIGRLYYPNSPYEFSVFPTEILGQVYEQFLGKVIRLTSNHQAKVEEKPEVKKAGGVYYTPAYIVEYIVKQTVGMLCEGKTPKQISKLTILDPACGSGSFLIGAYRFLLNFHRDWYVKDGPEKHRKELFQAASGEWRLKTQEKKRILLNNIYGVDIDSQAVEVTKLSLLLKVLEGENQESLQEMLFGRVRVLPDLGLNIKCGNSLIGPDYSAGQLIPDDEEMRRVNPFDWKVEFSEIMKAGGFDAVIGNPPYVRIQVMKEWAPHEVEIYKKLFTSASKGNYDIYVVFVERGLHLLNKSGRLGFILPHKFFQAQYGAPLRYLISSGKHLAKIIHFGDQQVFEGATTYTCLLFLEKRGIEFCHFNRVENLSLWKSAGQVIDGSIPAKSITSGEWNFSVGAGAALFEKLGRMSERLGDIAGRLAQGIRTSANEVYVLDVISTESKLFKARSRHLGRHVEVERGVTSLFLQGREIKPYRVLHSGKVVIIPYQVEEGHANLIPLAQLKEKFPKMLDYLNQNRTYLEERESGRMRGSSWFGYIYPKNIEFMRSPKILVPDIADRASFAYDENGDYAFTSGYGVTLKENIAESPKYVLGLLNSKVLDFYLKRISTPMRGGFFRYFTQFIEQLPIRRINFSHSSDKAAHGKMVLLVERMLDLHQRLSLAKTPADKERLQRQIDPANQAIDRLVYDLYGLTEDEIKIVEEASVASSVKVKENEGHETDTQPADRSDSIRSSSATVAEAAQYPSEGVGGASESPAGEGEPVHGVRESTGQYGPPQDPDSEAEGQGKLGSTREFDTAEGRLSYSELSERLAVPLVAIYDEILQVRPDQVVITSEWLCLRHKRLAGHLFPDWAGRFRDVNVQVGGHTPPPFYEVPVHMRQFCGDLAERLRHNPGASIRSAAEFLAWADWRFQWIHPFKDFNGRIGRVLLAALLYKLGLPHVEMAPGEPVRRSEYLHALPEADSGLLDSLQDLWIRRLAEST comes from the coding sequence ATGGGGCAAGCACCTCCTATCGTTTCGAACCTCGTCGAACGGTTCGATCGCAACCGCGAAGCCTACAAGAATCACAGTTATAACGAAACGCAGGTTCGCCGAGAATTCCTCGATCCCTTCTTTGAGGCGCTCGGTTGGGATGTGGCTAACAAGGAGAGTTATGCCGAGGCCTACAAAGACGTCATCCACGAAGACGCCATCAAGATCGGTAGCAACATCAAAGCACCCGATTACTGTTTTCGCATCGGGGGCGCACGCAAGTTCTTTCTCGAAGCGAAGAAGCCGGCCGTCAATCTGAAGGACGAGCTTAGCCCCGCCTATCAACTCCGCCGGTATGCCTGGTCGGCTAAGCTGCCGCTGTCAATTCTCACCGATTTCGAAGAGTTCGCCGTCTACGATTGCCGAACTCGTCCGAATCCATCCGACAAGCCCGGAATCGGCCGCGTCCATTACTGGACCTTTCAAGAATATCTCGCGAAGTGGGACGAGATAGCTGCCATCTTCTCGAAAGAGGCTGTTCTTAAAGGTTCCTTTGACAAGTATGCCATCACCGATCGCAAGCGGGGCACCGCCACCGTCGATGCGGAGTTCCTCAAAGAAATTGAAACCTGGCGGGAGTCGCTGGCAAAGAACCTCGCCCTGCGTAATCCAAAACTCACCGTCCATGAGCTGAACTTTGCCGTGCAGCGCACTATCGATCGGCTCATCTTCCTCCGCATCGCTGAAGACCGTGGCATTGAGCCTTATGCACAACTCCAGGCCTTGCTCAGCGGCCAAAACATCTACGCCCGGCTGCGCCACCTCTATGCGCAAGCGGATGATCGTTACAACTCCGGTCTCTTTCACTTCCAAGCTGAGAAAGACCGTGCCGAAGCGCCGGATGAGCTGACCCCCAGCCTGAAGATCGATGATAAGACGCTCAAAGACATTATTGGCCGGTTGTACTATCCCAACAGCCCTTACGAGTTCTCCGTCTTTCCCACGGAAATTCTTGGCCAGGTCTACGAACAGTTTTTAGGGAAGGTCATCCGCCTCACATCGAACCATCAGGCGAAGGTGGAGGAGAAGCCTGAAGTCAAAAAAGCCGGTGGTGTCTACTACACACCGGCCTACATCGTTGAATACATCGTGAAGCAGACGGTCGGGATGCTGTGCGAAGGCAAGACGCCCAAGCAGATCTCGAAACTCACGATTCTGGACCCGGCCTGCGGCTCCGGCTCATTCCTGATCGGCGCCTATCGCTTTCTGTTGAACTTTCATCGCGACTGGTATGTGAAGGATGGACCGGAGAAACACCGCAAGGAACTCTTTCAGGCGGCCAGCGGCGAATGGCGGCTCAAGACGCAGGAGAAGAAGCGGATTCTCCTGAACAACATCTATGGCGTGGACATTGATAGCCAGGCTGTGGAAGTCACCAAGCTCAGTTTGCTGCTCAAAGTGCTGGAAGGCGAGAACCAAGAATCGTTGCAAGAGATGTTGTTCGGGAGAGTGCGCGTTCTTCCCGATCTGGGCCTGAACATCAAATGCGGCAACAGCCTGATCGGACCAGACTATTCCGCAGGTCAGCTTATTCCGGACGACGAGGAGATGCGACGGGTGAATCCCTTCGACTGGAAAGTTGAGTTCTCGGAGATCATGAAAGCGGGCGGCTTCGACGCTGTGATTGGCAATCCGCCCTATGTGCGAATCCAGGTAATGAAGGAATGGGCGCCTCACGAAGTGGAAATTTACAAAAAGTTATTCACCTCAGCATCAAAGGGGAATTACGACATTTATGTGGTCTTTGTTGAAAGGGGCCTGCACCTTCTCAATAAATCAGGTCGGCTCGGATTCATTCTCCCTCACAAGTTCTTTCAAGCTCAGTACGGCGCGCCGTTGCGATACTTGATTTCGAGCGGTAAGCATCTGGCTAAAATCATTCACTTCGGTGATCAGCAAGTGTTTGAGGGGGCAACAACATACACGTGTTTGCTATTCCTAGAGAAGAGGGGAATTGAGTTCTGCCATTTTAATAGGGTGGAAAATCTGTCTCTTTGGAAGAGTGCCGGACAGGTTATCGATGGCAGCATTCCGGCAAAAAGTATCACAAGTGGAGAGTGGAACTTTTCAGTTGGAGCAGGGGCAGCGCTCTTTGAAAAACTGGGTAGGATGTCTGAGAGATTGGGCGATATCGCGGGACGACTAGCCCAAGGAATTCGGACAAGTGCCAATGAAGTTTATGTATTGGACGTAATCTCGACTGAGTCTAAACTATTCAAAGCTCGTTCAAGACACTTAGGGCGACATGTGGAAGTAGAGCGCGGGGTGACTTCTTTATTTCTACAAGGAAGGGAGATTAAACCATATCGGGTACTGCATTCTGGTAAGGTAGTAATCATCCCATATCAAGTCGAGGAGGGTCACGCAAATCTTATTCCTTTGGCCCAGTTGAAAGAGAAGTTCCCCAAGATGCTCGACTACCTGAATCAAAATAGAACTTACCTAGAGGAACGAGAAAGTGGACGAATGCGTGGTTCTTCTTGGTTTGGGTATATCTATCCGAAGAATATTGAATTTATGAGAAGTCCAAAGATTCTGGTGCCTGATATTGCGGATCGAGCCTCTTTCGCCTATGACGAAAATGGTGATTACGCATTTACAAGTGGCTACGGGGTGACACTGAAAGAGAATATTGCCGAATCTCCCAAATATGTGCTGGGCCTGCTCAATAGTAAGGTGTTGGATTTTTATCTAAAACGAATTAGTACACCGATGCGAGGTGGATTCTTTCGCTACTTCACGCAGTTCATTGAGCAGCTTCCGATAAGGCGAATCAACTTTTCACATTCTTCCGACAAGGCAGCGCATGGCAAGATGGTCTTGCTTGTCGAGCGCATGCTGGACTTGCACCAGCGTCTGTCCCTGGCCAAAACGCCTGCAGATAAGGAGCGGTTGCAGCGTCAGATCGATCCGGCCAATCAGGCGATCGATCGGTTGGTCTATGACCTCTATGGGCTAACGGAAGATGAGATCAAGATCGTCGAGGAAGCCTCGGTTGCTTCTTCGGTAAAAGTGAAGGAGAATGAGGGCCATGAAACAGATACCCAACCAGCCGATAGATCTGACTCAATCCGAAGCTCGTCTGCAACAGTGGCTGAAGCAGCACAATACCCCAGCGAAGGTGTCGGCGGCGCATCGGAAAGTCCTGCTGGAGAGGGTGAGCCAGTCCATGGCGTTCGAGAATCAACCGGTCAGTACGGACCGCCTCAAGACCCTGACAGCGAAGCTGAAGGCCAAGGTAAGCTAGGCTCCACGCGCGAGTTCGACACGGCCGAAGGCCGCCTGTCCTATTCAGAACTGTCCGAACGTCTGGCAGTTCCTCTAGTCGCGATCTATGATGAGATTCTGCAAGTACGTCCGGATCAGGTCGTCATCACATCCGAATGGCTTTGTCTTCGACACAAACGATTGGCCGGTCACTTGTTCCCTGATTGGGCGGGGCGTTTCCGCGATGTGAATGTGCAGGTCGGTGGACACACGCCGCCACCGTTTTACGAGGTGCCGGTCCATATGCGGCAGTTCTGCGGTGATCTGGCCGAGCGTCTGCGGCACAATCCTGGTGCTTCTATCAGAAGTGCAGCGGAGTTCCTCGCCTGGGCCGACTGGCGCTTCCAATGGATTCATCCCTTCAAGGATTTCAATGGTCGGATTGGACGGGTGCTCCTGGCCGCACTGCTCTATAAGCTGGGATTGCCACATGTGGAAATGGCACCAGGGGAGCCGGTGAGGCGATCAGAATATCTTCATGCACTGCCGGAAGCTGACAGTGGGCTGCTGGATTCCTTGCAAGATCTCTGGATTCGGCGTCTTGCCGAATCTACCTAA
- a CDS encoding 4Fe-4S dicluster domain-containing protein, with amino-acid sequence MATNSSYGRRAFLKDSVISTVRAAQELVTHADASAVEAAAPSVRPDWLRPPGAVAEGVFLNRCTMCNDCVTACPPGAIAAHPVDGTPILYADQSPCLLCEDFPCISACQTDALVPVLGIDQVQMGMAEVSHRLCTAGQGCHACVSKCPTNALALDVASLRLSVSQEACVGCGICEMICKTVNDRVAIRVIPARQRARVAP; translated from the coding sequence ATGGCCACCAACTCCTCATATGGTCGACGGGCGTTTCTGAAAGATTCAGTCATTTCGACTGTCAGGGCAGCACAGGAACTCGTCACGCACGCGGATGCTTCCGCTGTCGAGGCCGCTGCGCCTTCGGTGCGACCGGATTGGTTGCGTCCTCCCGGTGCTGTGGCGGAAGGAGTTTTCCTGAACCGTTGCACCATGTGCAACGATTGTGTTACGGCCTGTCCTCCGGGGGCCATTGCTGCGCATCCGGTTGATGGGACCCCCATCCTCTACGCCGATCAGTCCCCGTGCCTGTTATGCGAAGATTTCCCCTGCATCTCGGCGTGCCAAACGGACGCGCTCGTGCCGGTCCTGGGGATTGACCAGGTTCAAATGGGGATGGCGGAGGTATCGCATCGACTCTGCACGGCCGGTCAGGGTTGCCATGCCTGTGTTTCGAAGTGCCCGACAAATGCCCTCGCTCTGGATGTCGCCTCACTGCGTCTGTCGGTTTCTCAGGAAGCTTGCGTGGGGTGCGGCATATGCGAGATGATTTGCAAGACAGTCAATGATCGTGTCGCGATCCGTGTGATCCCGGCAAGGCAGAGGGCGAGGGTTGCCCCATGA
- a CDS encoding SIMPL domain-containing protein (The SIMPL domain is named for its presence in mouse protein SIMPL (signalling molecule that associates with mouse pelle-like kinase). Bacterial member BP26, from Brucella, was shown to assemble into a channel-like structure, while YggE from E. coli has been associated with resistance to oxidative stress.), with product MWIVWLLILVGLPAVTLAHDETSSATSTLTVSESGIVPHAPDTAFVMFGLETVSKSLAEAQKRNSTVMSKVMDRLKDLQIDKERIQTSSFTVSPQYRPPSNRPTDVSPASPEIIGYVVSNMVTVEIRALDKVGTVIEEVLKAGANSFQGLHWGLREEQSVRLGALKQAAAKAREKASVLSDALHVKLVRVLSVTEGGQMIRPPVPMARMAMEASAGDVPISSGELKIEATVTLVYEIAPK from the coding sequence ATGTGGATCGTTTGGCTGTTGATACTGGTGGGTCTTCCGGCTGTAACGCTGGCCCATGATGAGACGAGTTCTGCGACATCAACTCTTACTGTCAGCGAAAGTGGGATTGTCCCGCACGCGCCGGATACGGCTTTTGTGATGTTCGGGTTGGAGACTGTCAGTAAGTCTCTCGCTGAAGCGCAGAAGCGGAACAGCACCGTCATGAGTAAAGTCATGGATCGGCTCAAGGATTTACAAATCGACAAGGAGCGAATCCAGACATCTTCTTTTACCGTGTCGCCGCAATATCGACCCCCATCGAACCGTCCTACTGATGTCTCGCCTGCGTCCCCGGAAATCATTGGCTATGTGGTCAGTAACATGGTGACTGTGGAAATTCGTGCCCTCGACAAGGTCGGGACGGTGATCGAAGAGGTCTTGAAGGCTGGGGCGAACAGCTTTCAGGGGTTGCACTGGGGGTTACGCGAGGAGCAATCAGTACGGCTTGGTGCTTTGAAGCAGGCCGCAGCCAAGGCACGTGAAAAAGCATCGGTGCTGAGCGACGCACTTCATGTAAAGCTTGTGCGGGTTCTCTCAGTCACTGAAGGAGGCCAGATGATTCGACCTCCTGTGCCCATGGCACGTATGGCTATGGAAGCCAGCGCCGGTGATGTGCCGATCTCATCGGGAGAACTGAAAATCGAAGCCACGGTGACGCTCGTCTACGAAATCGCGCCGAAGTGA
- a CDS encoding superinfection immunity protein, which produces MDNDLPSVLYVLGATFLYFLPTFLALARGHPNSFLLAIVNLSFGWTVIGWVGALFWSLTKQPRRGES; this is translated from the coding sequence ATGGACAATGATCTCCCCTCTGTCCTCTATGTCCTGGGTGCGACTTTCTTGTATTTCCTTCCAACCTTTCTCGCCCTCGCACGAGGCCACCCCAACTCCTTCCTGCTTGCGATCGTGAATCTCTCGTTCGGATGGACCGTGATAGGCTGGGTGGGCGCGTTGTTCTGGTCGCTCACGAAGCAACCTCGGAGAGGGGAATCTTGA
- a CDS encoding WD40 repeat domain-containing protein, translated as MPDPTMTPFLAPGSTQAQPTSTPPIDFLEYWGADCREVKTFRGHSHGVWTVAFSPDGTMLASGGAERLVRMWDIETGRLLRSLRGHTHDIRAIVFTPDGQTLATGSEDRTIRLWNGKTGEPVKLLFTRYDHNVCSLSLSPDGLMLARGSHNKDIKIWEVTTGTELMTLLGKDEYDHHWSVCVAFSPDGIHLASGTDIGKIKVWEVLPSGEEKVLHDGHWRKDQVDSTETRGYFVEDDGGFQKPMDYWIGAMAFTPDAKFLITGSRDTTIKLFEMPTVVEKKALTGHKGWVRSLVVSPDGKVLVSGSDDETIKFWDLSTGRNFRTLKGHSGPVRGLAFSPDGKRLASASWDRTVKLWEGGAKTAE; from the coding sequence ATGCCCGATCCAACGATGACTCCTTTTCTCGCGCCCGGCTCCACTCAAGCACAACCCACATCAACCCCACCCATCGATTTCCTCGAATATTGGGGAGCTGATTGTCGGGAAGTGAAGACCTTCCGAGGCCATTCACATGGAGTGTGGACTGTCGCCTTTTCACCAGATGGGACCATGCTTGCAAGCGGGGGGGCAGAACGCCTCGTCCGCATGTGGGATATTGAAACCGGTCGGCTTCTCCGTTCTCTTCGCGGCCACACCCATGATATCCGTGCCATCGTTTTCACTCCCGATGGACAAACCCTGGCAACCGGCAGCGAGGACCGTACCATCCGACTCTGGAACGGCAAGACCGGCGAACCTGTGAAACTCCTCTTCACCCGGTATGACCATAATGTCTGCAGTTTATCTCTCTCACCGGATGGCCTCATGCTGGCACGTGGGAGCCATAACAAGGACATCAAGATCTGGGAAGTCACCACCGGCACCGAGCTGATGACCCTTCTGGGCAAAGACGAGTACGACCACCATTGGTCTGTGTGCGTCGCATTCTCACCGGACGGCATTCATCTCGCCAGCGGGACCGATATCGGAAAGATTAAAGTATGGGAAGTACTGCCGAGTGGAGAGGAAAAGGTCCTCCACGACGGCCATTGGCGAAAAGACCAAGTGGATTCCACCGAAACTCGCGGCTACTTTGTTGAAGATGACGGCGGATTCCAAAAGCCGATGGACTACTGGATCGGGGCCATGGCCTTCACCCCGGATGCAAAATTTCTGATTACCGGCAGCCGGGACACCACCATCAAGCTCTTTGAGATGCCGACCGTGGTCGAGAAGAAAGCGTTGACCGGACATAAGGGCTGGGTCCGTAGTCTCGTCGTCTCCCCGGACGGGAAAGTCTTGGTGAGCGGGAGCGACGATGAGACCATCAAGTTTTGGGATCTGTCCACCGGCCGAAACTTCCGAACCCTCAAAGGCCACAGTGGACCGGTCCGAGGATTAGCCTTTTCCCCAGACGGCAAGCGCCTCGCCAGCGCCTCCTGGGATCGCACCGTGAAGTTGTGGGAGGGGGGAGCAAAGACGGCAGAGTAA
- a CDS encoding molecular chaperone TorD family protein — protein sequence MTSQQPMHRVSASATAMLPNPSTMKDSPAVERALSRSKVYLLVSWSLLYPEDEEFLDYLRCGEFVEDGRTALDALGVALGADGSQRAKDKLVALKKQLDLVEGLIASECVNWQLSDLQSEHRRVFSNVITLDCPPYETLFGNDHVFAQSHVMGDISGFYKAFGVELSKDIHERLDHLSVEFEFMHFLAYKESYSLCHDGPEKTQIVVEAQKKFVKNHIGRWVPLFCRMLAKKADSGLFKLVADMTADWMEFETAFLAVTPQPYTETDYRPATFSSPEGQTYECGAQDQGNELSMLLNEVGAQSFMDVKEKDKDKDQEEGRPSGTA from the coding sequence ATGACGAGTCAACAGCCGATGCACAGAGTTTCTGCATCTGCAACCGCCATGTTGCCGAACCCTTCCACAATGAAGGATTCCCCTGCCGTTGAGCGGGCACTCAGTCGAAGCAAGGTTTACCTGCTGGTCTCCTGGAGCCTCCTCTATCCGGAAGATGAAGAATTTCTGGACTATTTGCGGTGTGGTGAATTTGTCGAGGACGGTCGGACGGCGCTTGATGCGCTGGGCGTTGCCCTCGGCGCTGATGGGAGCCAACGTGCCAAGGACAAGCTTGTCGCGCTGAAAAAACAGTTGGACTTAGTGGAGGGACTGATCGCTTCAGAATGCGTCAATTGGCAACTGAGCGATCTCCAGTCGGAACATCGCCGCGTGTTCAGTAACGTGATTACGCTCGATTGTCCTCCCTATGAGACCCTCTTCGGAAACGACCATGTGTTCGCCCAGTCTCACGTCATGGGCGACATCTCTGGATTCTACAAGGCCTTTGGAGTCGAACTCTCCAAAGACATCCATGAACGGCTGGATCACCTCAGTGTGGAATTCGAGTTCATGCATTTCCTTGCGTACAAGGAGTCCTACTCGCTCTGCCATGATGGGCCTGAAAAGACCCAGATCGTGGTGGAGGCACAAAAGAAATTTGTGAAGAATCATATCGGTCGATGGGTGCCGTTGTTCTGCCGCATGTTGGCCAAAAAGGCAGACTCCGGCCTGTTCAAGTTGGTCGCCGATATGACGGCCGATTGGATGGAGTTTGAGACGGCGTTCTTAGCGGTGACGCCTCAACCCTACACAGAAACCGATTATCGACCCGCAACGTTCAGTTCGCCGGAAGGTCAAACGTATGAATGCGGTGCGCAAGACCAAGGGAATGAGTTGAGCATGTTGCTGAACGAAGTCGGGGCCCAGTCCTTCATGGATGTGAAAGAGAAAGACAAGGACAAGGATCAAGAAGAGGGCCGGCCTTCTGGAACGGCCTGA
- a CDS encoding aldo/keto reductase produces MQYVHLGRSGLKVSRLCLGTMNFGPQTSEGDSFAIMDRALDLGINFFDTANVYGWKLGEGWTEQIIGRWLSQGGGRRDKVVLATKVFGRMGEWPNQSRLSARHIKQACEESLRRLHTDWIDLYQMHHVDRETPWEEVWQAMEQLVREGKVVYVGSSNFAGWHLVQAQEAAKSRHFLGLVSEQSLYNLTERTIELEVIPACEAYGIGLIPWSPLGRGLLAGVLQPADSGRRADEELKKEIEKSRMKLEAYEALCARIGERPADVALAWLLHQKAVTAPIIGPRTMEQLDEAMRALSLTLSNDTLKQLDQLFPGPGGTAPEAYAW; encoded by the coding sequence ATGCAATACGTTCATCTCGGTCGCTCAGGGCTCAAAGTCAGTCGGCTCTGTCTTGGCACGATGAATTTCGGACCCCAGACGAGCGAGGGGGACAGCTTCGCCATCATGGATCGAGCGTTAGATCTCGGTATCAACTTTTTTGACACCGCTAACGTGTATGGCTGGAAGCTCGGTGAAGGCTGGACAGAGCAGATCATCGGCCGGTGGTTGTCACAGGGGGGAGGTCGTCGGGACAAGGTGGTGCTCGCCACCAAAGTATTCGGCCGGATGGGAGAGTGGCCGAACCAGTCTCGCCTTTCAGCCCGCCATATCAAGCAAGCTTGCGAGGAGAGCCTTCGCCGGCTTCACACAGACTGGATCGATTTGTACCAGATGCACCATGTCGATCGGGAAACACCGTGGGAGGAAGTCTGGCAGGCGATGGAGCAGTTAGTTCGAGAAGGCAAGGTGGTCTATGTAGGCAGCAGCAACTTTGCCGGGTGGCATCTGGTTCAGGCTCAGGAAGCCGCGAAGAGTCGTCATTTTCTAGGGCTCGTCTCCGAGCAGAGTCTTTACAACCTGACAGAACGCACGATTGAGCTGGAAGTCATCCCTGCTTGTGAGGCCTATGGGATCGGTCTGATCCCCTGGAGCCCGCTAGGGCGGGGGCTCTTAGCCGGAGTGCTGCAGCCAGCCGACAGTGGGCGCCGCGCGGACGAAGAGCTGAAGAAAGAGATAGAGAAGTCGCGGATGAAATTAGAAGCCTATGAAGCCTTATGTGCACGGATTGGTGAACGTCCAGCGGATGTCGCCCTCGCGTGGCTGCTCCATCAAAAGGCCGTCACCGCACCGATTATTGGGCCGCGCACCATGGAGCAGCTTGACGAGGCGATGCGAGCTCTGAGTCTCACACTGAGCAACGATACCTTGAAACAGTTGGACCAACTCTTCCCAGGACCTGGTGGCACAGCACCGGAGGCCTATGCGTGGTAA